In one Chelmon rostratus isolate fCheRos1 chromosome 7, fCheRos1.pri, whole genome shotgun sequence genomic region, the following are encoded:
- the LOC121608938 gene encoding aldehyde dehydrogenase family 3 member A2-like, with product MSREQLAVQRARRSFQTGKTKPLEYRIHQLKSLLRFVSERRGDIADAVKGDLGKSEHGTELFETLGLEGEIKLAIEKLAEWAAPRPVEKNLLTISDEVYVQPEPLGVVLIIGAWNYPWAVTLQPLVGAIAAGNAAVIKPSEVSSHSAKVMEELLPKYLDKDLYPVVTGGVPETQELLKQRFDHIFYTGNSTVGKLVMEAAARHLTPVTLELGGKSPCYIDKNCDITVACRRITWGKFVNCGQTCIAPDYILCEPTVQSRVVEEINKSIKEFYTDNPKTFEDYGRIINQQHFKRVMSLMEGSTVAVGGDSDEAQCYIAPTVLKDVTGESKVMKEEIFGPLLPIITVSGVDEAIQFINDREKPLVVYVFSHDNKLIKRVIAETSSGALLANDCLVHFTVSALPFGGVGNSGMGCYHGRHSFDQLSHLRSCLIKQLKMEGVNSMRYPPHTAKKLGWARFFLLKQINVCRLRRMALLTVLVSLAAFVVQRFLR from the exons ATGTCTCGAGAGCAGCTGGCTGTACAACGGGCCAGGAGGTCCTTCCAGACGGGGAAAACCAAACCTCTGGAGTACAGGATCCACCAACTGAAGAGCCTGCTCCGCTTCGTCTCAGAGAGACGGGGGGACATTGCAGATGCTGTCAAAGGAGACCTGGGCAAG AGTGAACATGGGACTGAGCTCTTCGAGACACTGGGACTGGAGGGAGAGATCAAGCTGGCTATAGAGAAGCTGGCAGAGTGGGCGGCTCCTCGGCCAGTAGAGAAGAACCTCCTCACCATATCAGATGAGGTTTATGTGCAGCCTGAGCCTCTGGGAGTGGTGCTCATCATCGGGGCCTGGAACTACCCCTGGGCTGTCACCCTCCAGCCGCTGGTTGGAGCAATTGCTGCTG gaaatgcagcagtaataaagCCATCTGAGGTCAGCTCTCACTCTGCCAAGGTCATGGAGGAGCTTCTCCCTAAGTATCTAGACAAA GATCTGTACCCAGTGGTGACAGGTGGAGTGCCAGAGacccaggagctgctgaagcaAAGATTTGATCACATTTTCTACACAGGAAACAGCACAGTGGGTAAACTAGTGATGGAGGCTGCGGCTCGCCACCTCACCCCAGTGACCCTGGAGCTGGGCGGGAAGAGCCCCTGCTACATCGACAAGAACTGTGACATCACCGTAGCATGTCG TCGCATCACATGGGGAAAGTTTGTCAACTGTGGCCAGACATGCATCGCTCCAGACTATATCCTGTGTGAACCCACCGTCCAGAGCCGAGTAGTAGAAGAGATCAACAAGAGCATCAAG GAGTTTTACACAGACAATCCAAAAACCTTTGAGGACTACGGACGCATTATTAACCAGCAGCACTTTAAGAGGGTGATGTCTCTCATGGAGGGGAGCACGGTTGCTGTTGGTGGAGACAGTGATGAAGCCCAGTGCTACATAG CCCCCACTGTGCTGAAGGATGTGACGGGGGAATCCAAAGTGATGAAGGAGGAGATCTTTGGGCCGTTGTTGCCCATCATCACAGTGAGCGGTGTAGATGAAGCCATCCAGTTTATTAATGACAGAGAAAAACCTCTGGTTGTATACGTCTTCTCCCACGACAACAAG CTGATCAAACGAGTGATAGCTGAGACGTCCAGTGGAGCTCTGCTGGCTAATGACTGTCTGGTCCACTTTACTGTTAGCGCTCTGCCCTTCGGAGGAGTTG GTAACAGTGGTATGGGCTGTTACCACGGCCGACACAGCTTTGACCAGCTCAGCCACCTGCGCAGCTGTCTGATCAAGCAGCTGAAGATGGAGGGAGTCAACAGCATGCGTTACCCTCCTCACACCGCCAAGAAGCTGGGCTGGGCTCGATTCTTTCTGCTCAAGCAAATCAACGTGTGCAGGCTGCGGCGCATGGCGCTGCTCACCGTGTTGGTCAGCTTGGCAGCATTTGTGGTCCAG AGATTCCTGCGATGA
- the LOC121609209 gene encoding aldehyde dehydrogenase, dimeric NADP-preferring-like — MERQAQQRAREAFLSGRTRPVEFRLQQLHALQRMITEKETEICTALKQDISRSQYDTPLLELIGIENEIKLAIEKLAEWAAPRPVEKNLFTISDEVYIKPEPLGVVLIIGAWNYPWSLTLQPLVGAIAAGNAAVVKPSELSEHSALLLRALLPRYLDKELYPVVTGGVSETQELLRLRFDHVFYTGSSTVGKLVMEAAARHLTPVTLELGGKSPCYIDKNCDIRVACRRITWGKFVNCGQTCIAPDFILCEPCIQGKVVECIRQTLLEFYGADPKCSPDYGRIVNRRHFDRVMGLMEGYTPVVGGQSDATQRYIAPTVLKDVPPHSRLMQEEIFGPLLPIVTVSDMDDAIRFINEREKALALYIFCSDKKAIKRMIEETTSGGVTVNDVMIHYTLNSLPFGGVGQSGMGRYHGQHTFDQLSHQRACLVRSLGMERVNLARYPPQDRRRARRARMALRSPLIDMSKRTLAWAVAATIIGLGLFVTLLVILLIASGLNCTCWYWRGFYN; from the exons ATGGAGAGACAGGCACAGCAGCGAGCCAGGGAGGCCTTCCTGAGCGGCCGGACCCGGCCCGTGGagttcaggctgcagcagcttcacgcCCTGCAGAGGATGATCACTGAGAAGGAGACCGAGATTTGCACTGCGCTCAAACAGGACATCAGCAGG AGCCAGTACGACACACCGCTCCTGGAGCTGATTGGTATCGAGAATGAGATCAAGCTGGCTATAGAGAAGCTGGCAGAGTGGGCGGCTCCGCGGCCGGTGGAGAAGAACCTGTTCACCATATCAGATGAGGTGTATATCAAGCCGGAGCCTCTGGGAGTGGTGCTCATCATCGGGGCCTGGAACTACCCCTGGTCCCTCACCCTCCAGCCGCTGGTTGGAGCAATCGCTGCCG gcaaCGCAGCTGTGGTGAAGCCGTCGGAGCTCAGCGAGCACTCGGCCCTCCTCCTCCGGGCTCTGCTGCCTCGCTATCTGGACAAG GAGCTGTACCCAGTGGTGACAGGCGGAGTGTCAGAGAcccaggagctgctgaggctCAGGTTTGATCACGTCTTCTacacaggcagcagcacagtgggCAAACTGGTGATGGAGGCTGCGGCTCGCCACCTCACCCCAGTGACCCTGGAGCTGGGCGGGAAGAGCCCCTGCTACATCGACAAGAACTGTGACATCAGAGTCGCCTGCCG CCGTATCACATGGGGAAAGTTTGTGAACTGCGGCCAGACGTGCATCGCGCCAGACTTCATCCTGTGTGAACCCTGCATCCAGGGCAAAGTGGTGGAGTGCATCCGACAGACTCTACTG GAATTTTACGGGGCTGATCCCAAATGCTCACCAGACTACGGCCGAATCGTCAACCGGCGTCATTTCGACCGAGTCATGGGGCTGATGGAGGGCTACACTCCTGTGGTGGGAGGACAGAGTGACGCCACGCAGCGCTACATTG CCCCAACAGTGCTGAAGGACGTGCCCCCTCACTCCAGGCTGATGCAGGAGGAGATCTTCGGCCCCCTGCTGCCCATAGTGACTGTCAGTGACATGGATGATGCCATCCGCTTCatcaatgagagagagaaagctctGGCCCTCTACATCTTCTGCTCTGATAAGAAG GCAATCAAAAGGATGATCGAGGAGACCACAAGTGGAGGAGTGACCGTCAATGACGTCATGATACACTACACACTCAACTCTCTCCCGTTTGGTGGTGTTG GTCAGAGCGGTATGGGCCGCTACCACGGTCAACACACCTTTGACCAGCTGAGCCACCAGAGGGCGTGCCTGGTCCGCTCTCTGGGCATGGAGCGGGTCAACCTGGCCCGGTACCCTCCTCAGGACCGCCGGCGGGCTCGCAGGGCGCGGATGGCCCTCAGGTCACCCCTGATCGACATGTCCAAGAGGACACTGGCCTGGGCCGTCGCTGCCACCATCATTGGCCTGGGCCTGTTCGTCACGCTGCTGGTCATCCTGCTCATAGCTTCAGGCCTCAACTGCACCTGCTGGTACTGGAGAGGCTTTTATAACTAG
- the LOC121609129 gene encoding zona pellucida sperm-binding protein 3-like, which translates to MKVPIYWGVEARNPVEVEAEPAAGPEREHSREPARQAGRLQAKHIQPAAEPLSWKFPEDPVDPPSKPPVKFERRQPGTTNRVAVRCGENRVQVEVSQDLFGLGKLIKPEEIALGGCSATEIDSLSHVLVFECELHSCGSTLVMTEHAFIYAFTLLYNPKESGRRPIIRSQSAVIGVECHYPRQHRVSSGLLYPAWMSYRDTEVAEEQLHFSLQLMTDDWKFERNSSKYGIRDLINMQASLAQSSHTPVRVLVDSCVATMRPDSTSEPSHAFIKNHGCLGDGHRSRSRSRFMPQSQPDKLQFQVEALSLRLLKTIYITCQLKAIPASSAVTIEHKACSFHKRWRAVGGEDRFCACCESSCGMRKVRDLDRDTVPSWMKLALMRTAKEKEDQDLPLLLMNYL; encoded by the exons ATGAAAGTGCCAATCTACTGGGGGGTCGAGGCGCGAAATCCTGTAGAGGTGGAGGCCGAGCCGGCAGCAGGACCTGAGAGAGAGCACTCCAGGGAGCCTGCTCGACAAGCTGGCAGGCTCCAGGCAAAGCACATCCAGCCAGCAGCTGAACCACTCTCCTGGAAGTTTCCAGAAGATCCAGTGGATCCACCGAGTAAGCCTCCTGTCAAGTTTGAACGGCGGCAGCCAGGGACAACCAACCGTGTGGCTGTGAGGTGTggggaaaatagggtccaggTGGAAGTGAGCCAGGACCTGTTTGGCCTCGGGAAGCTGATAAAGCCAGAGGAAATCGCGCTCGGTGGTTGTTCAGCCACTGAGATTGACAGCTTGTCTCATGTGCTGGTGTTTGAATGTGAGCTGCACAGCTGTGGCAGTACACTCGTG ATGACAGAGCATGCGTTCATCTATGCCTTCACACTGCTCTACAACCCCAAAGAGTCTGGCAGGAGGCCCATCATAAGGAGCCAGAGTGCTGTCATCGGAGTGGAGTGCCACTACCCAAG gcagcacagagtgagcagcGGTCTTCTGTATCCTGCCTGGATGTCCTACAGAGACACTGAGGTggctgaggagcagctgcacttctctctgcagctcatgACCG aTGACTGGAAGTTTGAAAGAAACTCCAGCAAGTACGGCATCAGAGACCTCATCAACATGCAGGCGTCACTCGCGCAGTCCAGTCATACACCTGTCAGAGTGCTGGTGGACAGCTGTGTGGCTACCATGAGGCCAGACTCCACTTCCGAACCAAGTCACGCTTTCATAAAGAACCATGG GTGTCTGGGTGATGGACACcggtccaggtccaggtccaggttcATGCCTCAGTCTCAGCCTGATaagcttcagtttcaggtgGAGGCCCTCAGCTTACGTCTGCTGAAGACG ATTTATATCACGTGCCAGTTGAAGGCCATCCCAGCTTCATCTGCAGTGACCATTGAGCACAAGGCCTGCTCGTTCCACAAGCG GTGGAGGGCAGTTGGTGGCGAGGACCGTTTTTGTGCCTGTTGTGAGTCTAGTTGTGGAATGAGGAAGGTTCGAGACCTGGATAGAGATACAG TGCCATCTTGgatgaaactggctctcatgAGGACCGCCAAAGAAAAGGAAGACCAAGATttacctctgctgctgatgaactACCTGTGA